The Lolium perenne isolate Kyuss_39 chromosome 6, Kyuss_2.0, whole genome shotgun sequence genome segment GAGCGACCGCAGGTGCAGCAGCATCCCGCCCACCATCCCCGGCACCGCCGCTACCGTCTCCAGCATCATCGCACGGCACCCGTACCTCCTCTGCCGTATCACTCATGTCAGTACGAACACGAATACAAATCTTGTCTGTTCTGTTCCATCAACGTGTGTGTGTACCTGGAAGAAGATATCTGTGGGCACGCGCAGCGACTTGACGGTCCAGTACGCGATCTTGTCGAGCAGCACCTTGGGCTGGTGGTGCTTCGTGATGTCGATCGACGTGTCCGACGTATACGCCTCCCACGGCTGCGAAATCAACACTTAGTTACGACAGAATATGCAATCTTGCAAGCATACATGGAACAAGTTCATTACTTACCCTGAAGCAAGACCACTTCCACTCGGCGCCGTCCTTGTTCACCAGCTTGGCCGGGGCGATGCCCCAGTAGCTGCTCACCACGCCGCTCTTCTCCCGCTCCTTCGCGGCCTGTATCACCTCGGCCGTCGCGGCGGCGGTGCTCCCGACGTTGTCCTTggacgccgccgcctcctcctttgCCGCCTCCGCGGCGGAGGAGGCCAGCAGCCGCGCCCACAAGCCCCCTTCACCTCCGACAAGCAGGGGCCTCGACGCAGCCGCCGGAGCGCCGCAGACGCGCGGgcgcaggtggcggaggaggacggATCCGGCAACGCGGGACCTCATCGCCGAAGATGATGAGCCTGCGAACTGGTTGGCTGCTCTGCGCGCGAAACTCGTGGCCGCAGCCTCGCGAACCTGCAGACGTGCCAACTTCTGAGCGAGTGACCGGACGACGTGTCGCCGACGCCGAGCCAGTACACGCCACGATGGCACCGTGCTGCGCGTAGATGACCCGAGACGTGAGGCTCCGCTTGGCTGATATTTTTCGAACTAAGTGGTGGGCATTTGTAGAAAATGTGCCCCAGCTTTTCAGGAGTGGGGATAGGGGTGTCAAGATCGTTGCGGCTGCTATGCGGGTGGCTGCTAGGAGACTTCAGTGGACTGAATTTGGCCGTGCGTCCACGTGGTAGAATCCGAAAATTCAATTACACTTAGTAAAAGTGGACTGAATTTACGTGAGCGTGCGTCCACGATCTAAAAGGGAGGGAAAATTTCTAAGTTGGAGTCCACTTCTTTTGACTCCGAAAATTGGCGAGGTTCCTGCAAGCAGTAAGCCTCATCGGTGATGCGGGAACTTCAGAATGTGCACGCTCACGTAACAATATTCCAAAACCGATATCTAGATATGAACTATATGTTCGGACAAGCGTTTTTGCACGCAGATGATATGCTCCTTATTATTGAAATGAGTAAAATATCGCGCATACAAATCGATGTTCTATGGGCTCGCAAAGGTGTTGCACGAAAAATCATGTTTGAAAAAGATAAAAACATCTTGACGTTCTATGTGCTCGCAAAGTTGTTTCCTGAGAAATCGATAATTTTTGTGTTGTGCGTAAAAATTAAAAAATCAGGTGCCACAAACATTTCACTACTTTCTAACTCATTCCATCAATGtacattttttttttgcatagtACCGTTTTCAATTACACTTAGTAAAAGTAACTACATGTTTTATTTTTTATAACTTATTTTTTTAGAAAAACAGGGTATAGCTCCGGTTCCATTTTTGAAACCAGAATCCACGGAGTTATTACAGCTTAAGAACATGTCCTCACTTTTTCAGCAGCTATGCCATAACTAGGGGGAGGGGCGTCAAGCGAGAAGTTGAGCAAAATTACTCCAAACCTTACTCACACGTACGTACAAATTACAGTATACTAGCAAGTAATTTATCCTTCTGTGTATGCACACCGAATAAAAATATGTCAACATGAAAGTCATGCAAAATGGTGAGGTGAACCTACTCCTTAAAGGAAATTTCAAACGGTTGAGCGTGTGCGGCGAATTTGGAGAAATTCGCTTAAAATTTCATACACAAAATTGACGATTTACGACTGACGAAACTCGAAACCGACTATGGGAATTGATTCGTATCAGCGACACGCATCTTTTTCATGTACAACTTATTTTGATTCAGAGTATGGTTGTGTTGATTTGAAGAGAGGGTGTGTGGAGTAGTATAAGAGAGAATGAGCATAACGAGTCCACGTGCACAAGTTGCATGGATCcagctgacgtgggcattacccttcggataACCGACATTGTCTTATCCTATATTGACTAATTGGAAGCtcatgaagacacctggaggcaagatgggccacctgggcggcgcaccagaggaatccttgacgggcaagacaaggaagcagccgaacaaggaaagattagatccaaaactgctgtaaacctagtcgtactcggttagatctcttgagacctggcctcctatataaatgccaggagaggggctgccgaggaacacaatcaattttagcagccttagccaccaaaaagtctagagctaggtcatcatagcacttagcctctcgacgagatctcagccgaactattcggcaccccattgtaacccattatcttcataatcaagaacagacaggcaggacgtaagggttttacctcatcgagggccccgaacctgggtaaatcgctctccccgcttgtctgtgaaccgatgtctcgtgtcagcttgcaggattccgtcaaccctaagccccaatcggagggcattgccgaggagtaccctcgataaTTGGCGTCGTCCGTGGGAAGCCTATCGGCACCAGGCAagtcatcggcagcaccagtcacgtccgcggcgttcttactcgagtcgCCGACGCCAGCAGAACCAAGAGATTCAatccgctgcgggtccttcgagtaCGTGCCGCACCGCGAAGCGCCTCACTTGATCCCTGCAGGATCATCTGGCAACATGGATGCCACCTTTggtggtgttcacttcatcatcgactccggaggtttcCTTCGCCTTCCTAGGACCAGCACATCCGGTCTAAAGGCCGCAGTCCCGGCAAGCGTTCCTCCAATGGCAACCCTAAAGATTTCACCCAGGAGCATACAAGAGAGCGACCAAGGAAGCTTCGACGCTACAGCAGGacgaaggaaaagacgaagggaccCGCACCGCGAGGAGGAAGGACGATCAGCACCACACTTTCGGCAGGTCGAGCAAGGATACCACGTCACATTATCAATCAAGGGTCGTACTCGTTCGCCATATCTGTCGGCTACAGAACAGCTTGAAGCGCCGTGTTACCTCCACTCTTACATCGATCCGAAGGATGGTCGAGAGAAATCCAGTAACTTATTAGGGAACTACCGACACTTTCTcgaaattcggcagttctgcgatgaCCTCAGAGCCGAGGCCATGTCGAGAGTTCACGCAATGGAGAGAAGGGCAGGATCCTACAGCTACCCAGCAGAACC includes the following:
- the LOC127306545 gene encoding ubiquinol oxidase 1c, mitochondrial, producing the protein MRSRVAGSVLLRHLRPRVCGAPAAASRPLLVGGEGGLWARLLASSAAEAAKEEAAASKDNVGSTAAATAEVIQAAKEREKSGVVSSYWGIAPAKLVNKDGAEWKWSCFRPWEAYTSDTSIDITKHHQPKVLLDKIAYWTVKSLRVPTDIFFQRRYGCRAMMLETVAAVPGMVGGMLLHLRSLRRFEQSGGWIRALLEEAENERMHLMTFMEVADPKWYERALVLAVQGVFFNAYFVGYLLSPKFAHRVVGYLEEEAIHSYTEFLRDLEAGKIENVPAPRIAIDYWRLPADARLKDVVTVVRADEAHHRDVNHFAADIHFQGLELNKTPAPLGYH